Within Sporosarcina sp. PTS2304, the genomic segment GCACCCCTTCTCTGTGATGTCGAGATACACTACACGACGGTCTTTTTCATCTCGTGTTCTACTTACATACCCATGTTCGATCAACTTATCTGAAGCGCTCGTAACTGCCCCCGCTGTAAGTTGAAGTGCTTCTGCTAATTCTGACATACGTAGTCTGCCACGACGTTCCAGCATAAAAACTAAATGAGATTGCGAACCCGGAAAGTGTTCATCAAAGATCTCTCTCCACACCTTTCCCATACTTCGTGTCACTTGCCAGAACAATTCTTCAAAATGGGAAAACAGTTCTTTTTCTTCTTTCACCGGTCAACCTCCTATATCTATTTTAGACATCGAATACTTTAATCGTTAAAGCATTTTCTAGTATAAAAGGTTACAGAAAGGTTGTCAATAAATTCATTCCGTTGTATAAAGCATTCTTTTTTATCACAACCTATCTATTTACAACGTGTGCGAGGAGTAAATAAAATGAATACTGTAAAAGACTTTCCTGTTCAACAGAGCAGATTATTGTATGCCGGCTTCTTACTAGCCTGTTTATGTTTAGTTGATGCTGTTTTTACCGATTACGGGCTGCGTTTTGGTCATATACAAGAAGCGAACCCCTTAATAGCTGTTTTGTACAATCAAAGCATTCTATTGTTTTATATTATTAAATTAGGACTACCGCTATTGCTTTTATATATTGTCACCATTAGTAATTCCGGCATTTGGTTACGACTTTCCATGACAACTGCTTTATTTCTTTATATTGTCGTACTGTTTGTTCACGTCTTTTGGCTTGTAGTTGTGGCTATATAGGAATGCATATTATATTCGGCTGCTGTATACTTGGTGTA encodes:
- a CDS encoding MarR family winged helix-turn-helix transcriptional regulator, with protein sequence MKEEKELFSHFEELFWQVTRSMGKVWREIFDEHFPGSQSHLVFMLERRGRLRMSELAEALQLTAGAVTSASDKLIEHGYVSRTRDEKDRRVVYLDITEKGCDTMQELRMKGRKKMKSVFAHMSEEDLQRCIQIFEQATDVLTTGRKDSDV
- a CDS encoding DUF5658 family protein, with product MNTVKDFPVQQSRLLYAGFLLACLCLVDAVFTDYGLRFGHIQEANPLIAVLYNQSILLFYIIKLGLPLLLLYIVTISNSGIWLRLSMTTALFLYIVVLFVHVFWLVVVAI